The Algoriphagus sp. TR-M9 genome has a window encoding:
- a CDS encoding RagB/SusD family nutrient uptake outer membrane protein, producing the protein MKNIAIKFTKIMIAAAILTSCNPFEVDEIQDPNNPSVGSVSNNASPEQIQFLITGLEARHRSYVSNVVRAWGTFGREIWNLNASDPRFQTDWLGQNGRVPDRSYFGFGNTGGGSWASPYQAIKQADVLIVAGENTENISAEAKSAVVGFAKTIQGYQFMIPANWVYSNGIRIDVKDPLNPGPFVSYPEALDAIKAILDEGDAALQAAGSGDFPFTLTSGFDNFNTITSLRQVNRAILARLNAYRQDWQGVLSALDASFISLNGDLNAGPAHPYGAAPDVFNPIYYLPNAAVNTIIVVHPSMLDDATPGDKRVEEKFFERDQPVVVTTDAGALTGNYQDGRWESNTDPIPFIRNEELILLKAEAHAQLDQSSEAVAAINIIRNAAGIGNYTGGTSKEELIDEILYQRRYSLWAEPWGHRWIDARRYGRLDEIDTSYDSGTIFTEFPHPQAELSWDEYVGD; encoded by the coding sequence ATGAAAAATATAGCTATAAAATTCACCAAGATCATGATTGCAGCTGCCATACTTACCAGCTGTAATCCATTCGAAGTAGATGAAATACAAGATCCCAATAACCCTTCCGTAGGTAGCGTGAGCAATAATGCTTCACCGGAACAAATCCAATTTTTGATCACCGGCCTCGAAGCTCGTCACAGGAGCTATGTAAGCAACGTAGTGAGAGCCTGGGGAACTTTTGGTCGAGAAATATGGAATCTCAATGCTTCTGACCCTAGATTCCAAACAGATTGGCTGGGACAAAATGGGAGAGTTCCGGACAGGTCTTACTTTGGCTTTGGAAATACAGGAGGCGGTTCGTGGGCTTCACCCTATCAAGCCATCAAGCAGGCAGATGTATTAATCGTGGCAGGTGAAAATACTGAAAACATCTCTGCAGAGGCAAAAAGTGCGGTTGTGGGATTTGCTAAAACAATCCAGGGCTACCAATTTATGATTCCAGCCAATTGGGTTTATTCTAATGGTATCCGTATTGATGTTAAAGACCCCTTAAACCCAGGCCCATTTGTATCCTATCCTGAGGCTCTGGACGCAATCAAAGCTATTTTGGATGAAGGGGATGCAGCACTGCAGGCTGCGGGTTCAGGAGATTTCCCGTTCACACTTACCAGTGGATTTGATAATTTCAACACCATCACCTCGCTGCGACAAGTTAACCGGGCAATTTTAGCAAGATTAAATGCGTATAGGCAAGATTGGCAGGGAGTATTATCCGCACTAGACGCGTCGTTTATCAGTTTAAACGGTGACTTGAATGCTGGACCAGCCCACCCGTATGGTGCTGCACCTGATGTTTTCAACCCCATCTACTACTTACCTAACGCCGCAGTTAACACCATCATAGTCGTTCATCCTTCTATGCTGGATGATGCTACTCCAGGAGATAAACGAGTTGAGGAAAAGTTCTTTGAGCGAGATCAGCCCGTGGTAGTAACCACAGATGCTGGAGCATTGACAGGAAACTATCAGGATGGTAGATGGGAGTCTAACACGGACCCAATTCCTTTTATTCGCAACGAAGAACTAATACTTCTAAAAGCAGAAGCTCATGCGCAATTGGATCAAAGCTCAGAAGCAGTAGCGGCCATCAACATAATTCGAAACGCAGCAGGAATCGGAAACTATACCGGTGGTACTAGTAAAGAGGAGCTGATCGATGAGATTCTTTACCAAAGAAGATACTCCTTATGGGCAGAACCATGGGGGCACCGATGGATTGACGCCAGAAGATATGGACGTTTGGATGAAATCGATACTTCTTATGATTCAGGAACCATCTTCACAGAATTCCCACATCCACAAGCTGAGTTGAGTTGGGATGAATATGTGGGAGATTAA
- a CDS encoding ATP-binding protein: MDYFDRHIKDKALSLLSKSPLLAITGPRQSGKTTFAKRLRPDFTYVNLELPEARNFAKSDPLAFLRSYQNGVILDEVQWVPELFSYLQVLTDERNIPGEYILTGSQNFLLSNQITQSLAGRVAMLNLLPFSKAELTPHIQLQSWEELTVNGGYPRKYQFDISPNDYYPNYIQTYIERDVRQILNVMDLGNFQKFLQLLAGRVGQIFNQSNFSNELGIDQKTVNAWLSVLETSFIAFRLPSYYRNFNKRILKSPKVYFYDTGVLCSLLGIKRAEDLNVHYARGSLFENLVILELMKKELNSGSIPTMYYWRDSNQNEVDLLQETNGILTAIEIKSSETYHSDFLKGLKYFQKIAPESAVKLIYAGSLNQEREGIQISNFQNL; the protein is encoded by the coding sequence ATGGATTATTTTGATCGACATATAAAAGACAAGGCTCTATCACTATTAAGTAAATCCCCCTTATTAGCTATTACTGGCCCCCGTCAATCCGGAAAAACCACTTTCGCCAAAAGATTGAGACCAGATTTTACTTATGTAAATCTGGAATTGCCTGAAGCAAGGAATTTTGCTAAATCTGACCCTCTGGCTTTTCTCAGATCTTATCAAAATGGAGTTATTTTGGATGAAGTTCAGTGGGTACCAGAGTTATTCTCCTATTTACAGGTATTGACTGACGAAAGAAATATACCGGGAGAATATATACTTACCGGGTCTCAAAATTTCCTCCTTTCTAATCAAATCACCCAATCCCTAGCTGGACGGGTGGCTATGTTGAACTTACTTCCATTTTCAAAGGCAGAATTAACCCCTCATATCCAACTGCAATCATGGGAAGAACTGACTGTAAATGGTGGATATCCTAGAAAATATCAGTTTGACATCTCTCCAAACGACTACTATCCCAATTACATCCAAACTTACATCGAGCGTGACGTAAGGCAGATTCTAAATGTGATGGATTTGGGTAATTTTCAAAAGTTTCTCCAATTGCTAGCAGGAAGAGTTGGTCAGATCTTCAATCAAAGCAATTTCTCAAATGAACTGGGAATCGATCAGAAAACCGTAAATGCTTGGCTTTCCGTACTGGAAACATCCTTTATTGCATTTAGACTTCCTTCCTATTATCGCAATTTCAACAAGCGGATTTTGAAATCACCGAAAGTGTATTTTTATGACACCGGTGTACTGTGCAGCCTATTGGGGATCAAGCGTGCAGAAGATTTGAATGTACATTATGCCCGGGGTTCCTTATTTGAAAACTTAGTCATTTTGGAACTCATGAAAAAAGAACTCAATTCTGGAAGTATTCCAACCATGTACTACTGGCGTGACAGCAATCAAAACGAAGTGGATCTTTTGCAAGAAACAAACGGGATATTGACGGCTATAGAAATCAAATCTTCGGAAACTTATCATTCAGATTTTCTCAAAGGTTTGAAATACTTCCAAAAAATAGCCCCTGAAAGTGCAGTGAAGCTCATCTACGCAGGAAGTCTAAACCAAGAACGAGAAGGCATACAAATCAGTAATTTTCAAAATTTATAA
- a CDS encoding Crp/Fnr family transcriptional regulator, which produces MTALENNLISYFGVMPEESLQAISSRFHPETLKKGDYFLKAGKPCDKLSFVKSGLLRVYKQTEDKEVTQWISTPGYFVADLSSLLFDTPARWTIEALTDAELYTISGENYKSIGNVVPNWHELEKLFIAKCFTFLEDRVFTHLSMTAEERYLHFFEYNKELFNQVPLQYIASMLGMTPETFSRIRNKQLSSTS; this is translated from the coding sequence ATGACAGCATTAGAAAACAATCTTATCAGCTACTTTGGTGTGATGCCAGAAGAGAGTTTGCAGGCTATCAGCTCGCGCTTTCACCCGGAAACGCTAAAAAAGGGAGATTATTTTTTAAAGGCAGGAAAGCCTTGCGACAAGCTCAGTTTTGTGAAATCAGGGCTTTTGAGAGTTTATAAGCAAACGGAGGACAAGGAAGTCACCCAGTGGATTTCTACTCCTGGTTATTTTGTGGCAGATCTTTCCAGTTTGCTTTTTGACACCCCGGCACGCTGGACCATTGAAGCCTTGACGGATGCTGAGCTTTATACCATCAGCGGAGAAAATTATAAGTCCATCGGAAATGTAGTTCCCAATTGGCATGAGTTGGAAAAGCTATTTATCGCCAAATGCTTTACCTTTTTGGAAGACCGGGTTTTCACCCACCTTTCCATGACTGCCGAAGAACGGTATTTGCATTTCTTTGAGTACAATAAGGAACTGTTTAACCAAGTTCCGCTCCAATACATCGCCTCCATGCTTGGCATGACACCGGAAACTTTCAGCAGAATCAGAAACAAACAACTCAGCTCAACTTCTTGA
- a CDS encoding SusC/RagA family TonB-linked outer membrane protein, with amino-acid sequence MIKKHLLIILLLVCIAGVSWAQSSVTGNVSDERTGEPLIGATILIKGTTTGAVTDLDGNFTLVLNGTEGVELIFSSIGYSSKTISLSPNQTEVNVQLSEDATNLEEVVVTGLASSVKRSNLANSVGTVSARDLTGTTTIQTTDGALYGKVAGATIRSNGGAPGGGMSIQLRGISSLIGASQPLIIVDGVYINNSFQNTGRAAVSGAGGSNQDDGSNRLADLNPADIENIEVLKGPSAAAIYGTRANAGVIIITTKRGKEGRTTVSLSQDVGFATPLRLLGVDDWSEEKINFFFPEARRPIELERFREAQATNTFIDYEDYFYNNEALLLNTRINVTGGDERTKFFVSGNITSEDGTIKNTGFDRYSIRANIDHKITNSIKLGVSSNYINSKTERGFTGNQNNSGASIGYSISYVPNYFDLRRNEDGTYPINPYFSENPVAVTDFGENSSDVNRFIQAFTLDFDLLKTDKHYLVANISGGLDFLQNSTQVYLPEFLQFQSAQANPGDILIGRQESFNTNFQAALVYNWNLGRVNMNSQAGMVRLDFKNQSLFNRGRGLVPGQTNLQQAAVQQISSQFNSEVQEAGVFLQQEMNFEDKIVGTLGVRWDKSSLNGDPNKFYTFPRASLAVNIANFDFWNSATLTSLKPRIAYGETAGPVQFGATFTPLAGTNIGGLLGSEVSTQIGNTSIRPETASELEFGVDAGFWNGRMSIEATYYIKNTQNNIQNLNLAPSTGVNTTPSNEAELSNKGVELGLSGTVIQKSNIKWFSRVLFWKNEIEMTRLGIPTYISGGFGSGLGTFLYAEGYSPTTIVGTPADPSVPGGFTIWGNAQPDFNLSFFNSLDIFKGLQFSFLIDWRKGGSNINLSSFLSDGGGTTEGWFDDDNGDGVPNGRQREPEPYNNAGRWVQDASFVKVREIGLYYTIPRETIAGWFGSTVQNIKIGSSVNNAFLFTDYEGYDPETSTFGAQSVANNVDIAPYPTSRRVFFHLTIDF; translated from the coding sequence ATGATAAAAAAACATTTACTCATAATACTTTTGCTAGTATGCATAGCAGGAGTCTCATGGGCACAAAGCTCCGTAACAGGTAATGTGTCCGATGAAAGAACTGGAGAACCCCTGATTGGAGCCACTATTCTAATTAAAGGGACAACTACCGGCGCAGTTACTGACCTGGATGGAAACTTCACCTTAGTACTCAATGGCACCGAAGGGGTAGAGCTTATTTTCTCTTCTATCGGGTATTCTAGCAAAACTATCAGCCTATCTCCCAACCAAACCGAGGTCAATGTTCAACTGAGCGAGGATGCCACAAACCTGGAAGAAGTGGTAGTTACTGGCTTGGCATCATCGGTCAAACGGAGTAATCTGGCCAATTCCGTGGGGACTGTTTCTGCTAGGGATTTGACTGGAACCACCACTATCCAAACTACAGATGGTGCATTATATGGCAAAGTAGCAGGAGCTACTATACGATCTAACGGGGGTGCTCCCGGAGGAGGGATGTCTATCCAATTACGTGGAATTTCGAGCCTGATAGGTGCATCACAGCCACTAATTATTGTGGATGGCGTCTATATCAATAATTCCTTTCAAAATACAGGCCGAGCAGCAGTATCAGGAGCCGGGGGGTCAAATCAGGACGACGGCTCCAATAGATTGGCAGATCTAAATCCTGCGGATATTGAAAACATCGAAGTTCTTAAAGGTCCCTCAGCTGCCGCCATCTATGGTACCAGAGCCAATGCTGGAGTTATCATCATCACCACCAAAAGAGGTAAAGAAGGCAGGACTACCGTATCCCTTTCTCAAGATGTAGGCTTTGCTACTCCCCTCAGATTGCTTGGTGTAGATGATTGGAGTGAGGAAAAAATCAACTTCTTTTTCCCAGAGGCCCGAAGACCTATAGAACTTGAACGATTTAGAGAAGCACAGGCTACAAATACCTTTATAGATTATGAAGATTACTTCTACAACAATGAAGCACTTCTGCTTAATACTAGAATCAATGTTACCGGAGGTGACGAAAGGACAAAATTCTTTGTTTCTGGCAATATCACCTCTGAGGATGGCACCATAAAAAATACGGGATTTGACAGATATTCTATTAGAGCAAACATTGACCATAAGATCACGAACTCAATCAAGTTAGGCGTTAGCTCAAACTATATTAATTCTAAAACTGAGAGAGGGTTTACTGGGAATCAGAACAACTCAGGAGCAAGTATTGGATACAGTATCTCTTATGTCCCTAATTATTTTGATTTAAGAAGAAATGAAGATGGCACATACCCAATCAACCCTTACTTTTCAGAGAATCCGGTAGCAGTGACTGATTTTGGCGAAAACAGTTCTGATGTGAATCGTTTTATCCAAGCTTTTACTTTGGATTTTGATCTACTTAAGACTGACAAGCACTACTTGGTCGCAAATATTTCTGGAGGCTTGGACTTTTTGCAAAATTCCACGCAAGTTTATCTGCCTGAGTTTTTGCAATTCCAAAGTGCACAAGCTAATCCTGGAGACATTTTGATAGGAAGACAGGAAAGTTTTAACACGAACTTTCAAGCTGCTTTGGTTTACAACTGGAATCTAGGTCGGGTGAACATGAATTCTCAAGCCGGAATGGTCAGATTGGACTTTAAAAACCAATCACTCTTCAATAGAGGCCGAGGACTAGTCCCTGGACAAACCAATTTACAACAAGCTGCAGTACAGCAAATCAGCAGTCAATTTAATAGTGAAGTACAGGAAGCTGGCGTTTTCTTACAGCAGGAAATGAATTTTGAAGATAAAATTGTGGGAACATTAGGAGTAAGATGGGACAAGTCAAGTTTGAATGGTGATCCCAATAAATTCTACACCTTCCCCCGAGCTTCATTAGCTGTAAATATTGCAAATTTTGACTTTTGGAATAGTGCTACCTTAACTTCCTTAAAACCTAGAATAGCCTATGGAGAAACCGCAGGACCTGTCCAATTCGGAGCTACATTCACTCCATTGGCAGGCACCAATATCGGAGGGCTATTAGGCTCGGAAGTCTCCACACAAATAGGCAATACTTCCATCAGGCCCGAAACCGCTTCCGAACTTGAATTTGGAGTGGATGCTGGCTTCTGGAACGGAAGAATGAGTATAGAAGCCACTTACTACATTAAAAACACCCAAAACAATATCCAAAACCTTAATCTAGCCCCATCAACCGGGGTAAACACCACCCCAAGTAATGAAGCAGAATTATCCAACAAGGGAGTAGAATTAGGTCTTTCTGGAACAGTTATACAAAAAAGTAATATCAAGTGGTTCTCAAGGGTTTTATTCTGGAAAAACGAAATTGAAATGACCCGATTGGGAATACCGACTTATATATCTGGCGGTTTTGGATCCGGCTTAGGTACTTTCCTATATGCAGAAGGTTATTCACCCACTACCATAGTAGGCACACCTGCTGACCCTTCAGTGCCCGGAGGTTTTACGATCTGGGGCAATGCCCAACCAGATTTCAACCTTTCATTCTTTAACTCTTTGGACATCTTCAAAGGGCTACAGTTTTCTTTCTTGATAGATTGGCGAAAAGGCGGCTCTAACATCAACCTGTCATCCTTCCTAAGCGATGGAGGGGGAACCACCGAAGGTTGGTTTGACGATGACAATGGAGATGGAGTACCGAATGGTAGACAGCGCGAACCAGAACCTTACAATAATGCAGGCCGATGGGTACAAGATGCAAGTTTTGTAAAAGTGAGAGAAATAGGATTGTATTATACCATTCCTAGAGAAACCATTGCAGGTTGGTTTGGATCGACAGTCCAAAACATCAAAATCGGTTCTTCGGTAAACAATGCATTTCTATTTACAGACTATGAAGGGTACGATCCGGAAACCTCCACATTTGGAGCTCAATCTGTAGCTAACAACGTGGATATCGCTCCATACCCTACGTCCCGAAGAGTTTTCTTCCACCTAACTATTGACTTCTAA
- a CDS encoding GreA/GreB family elongation factor, protein MSRGFVKEEDQEETPLVPPRADLPSGSTNFVTEVGMEELRAEKQALLDEKSKINAATEQEKRIVSNFITAKIKLLEERIATAKIVSLDDQPKHEIRFGATVKLKIAKNSKLMTYQLVGVDEADISKNKISSISPIARILIGKKVGEETILKLAKEDRVFKVMEIKY, encoded by the coding sequence ATGAGTAGAGGATTTGTCAAAGAAGAAGATCAGGAAGAAACTCCTTTGGTTCCGCCGAGAGCAGATTTGCCAAGTGGCAGCACTAATTTTGTCACAGAAGTGGGAATGGAGGAATTACGGGCTGAAAAACAAGCTCTCCTCGATGAAAAAAGTAAGATAAACGCAGCCACAGAACAAGAGAAACGCATAGTTTCCAATTTTATCACTGCGAAAATCAAATTATTGGAAGAGCGAATTGCTACTGCTAAAATCGTATCACTAGATGATCAACCCAAACATGAAATACGGTTTGGAGCCACAGTGAAACTAAAGATTGCTAAAAACTCAAAGCTAATGACTTATCAACTGGTGGGAGTGGATGAAGCGGATATTTCAAAGAATAAAATCTCCTCTATTTCCCCAATTGCCAGGATATTAATCGGGAAGAAGGTAGGTGAAGAAACTATCTTAAAGTTGGCGAAAGAAGATAGAGTTTTTAAAGTGATGGAGATCAAGTATTGA
- a CDS encoding DUF4260 domain-containing protein produces MRNLLKLEEAALFLLSIYLFSTLDFAWWWFPALLLVPDIGMIGYLFNPKIGAIIYNLFHHRLVAAVVACYGLVFENEYWILAGLILFAHISLDRMMGYGLKFNDSFHHTHLGKIGKKR; encoded by the coding sequence ATGAGGAACTTATTAAAATTGGAAGAAGCTGCACTATTCCTACTCAGCATTTATCTTTTCAGCACTTTAGACTTTGCCTGGTGGTGGTTTCCAGCACTCTTATTGGTCCCCGACATAGGAATGATCGGGTATTTATTTAATCCGAAAATTGGAGCTATCATTTATAATCTATTCCATCACCGGTTAGTGGCTGCCGTTGTCGCATGCTATGGATTGGTATTTGAAAATGAGTATTGGATCCTAGCTGGGCTTATCTTATTTGCGCACATTTCTTTGGATAGAATGATGGGCTATGGTTTGAAATTCAACGATAGTTTTCACCATACGCATCTGGGAAAAATAGGAAAAAAGAGATGA